A portion of the Sabethes cyaneus chromosome 3, idSabCyanKW18_F2, whole genome shotgun sequence genome contains these proteins:
- the LOC128743656 gene encoding coiled-coil domain-containing protein 170, with translation MSKKKNGEDNSGNSESDWEIFDILCGGEETMPKHHHSPVHHHHHPEPSCNDHLAHSIDLATTLRSELAASTYKRDRLMAELSDAKSSLCAKENECEALRAQSARQTSLISSLQQRLSATETREKTLHSRSESIVGTLNRDKKHLEDKIKELCAKTRRLECDLTKEEANRDQARAHLQDLVRRLCLCLGIDVCDGTHLTPECVLSKAAETVAELQRLRSKLAGACEHLTSTEAELITTKTTACAEKTRLQTQIDGLQTLSQGLEARCRQAERDLQVTRDRLAESEVNGDKLREELRGFESRSCRLQNTNDRLHTERSQFLRTVATIVGVNEPCENNIRDKVREITNHNQSLHDQVAHLKEQLHQEAARHGEHQESTTCRLKSEEQHRISAEQRLEKACHELQHLRAEHTTLSEYLVRLARALCWSECTEPPAPGSDTTILGETLLERAERLSSHHDHHVHGLCDKNCWELAHHHTHSHSHHHHSGQPKLRRERSCTDLPMKESSALYNLQRRVRVLREQVQRRDLHLELLRRKIALLEDNARGKVMLQTERDEAVHRARRNSKNAERTSQQLSEVKHQLAEVKAQLNEASDYKLTALERARKCDELQARLCELENERERLVSQLAAYKSRARSAVESSHDRRVRDEHAISHLREELSRLKTQLSDTSHRLSQLQAFRTSVAKLLHMHESPESDLLHKLQSMCSAHHHCTCLGRHYGSTSPVGTTGSDHHCSRYDEGPAPASSSVGCRPLSSSPVHTRRYIDSGFNDHDHHFDDDFDFGKKY, from the exons CCGGAACCATCATGCAACGATCACCTGGCGCACTCGATAGATTTGGCCACGACGCTTCGGAGCGAGCTGGCCGCTTCCACCTACAAACGGGACCGCCTCATGGCCGAGCTGTCCGATGCGAAAAGTTCCCTGTGCGCTAAAGAGAACGAATGCGAGGCGTTGCGGGCACAAAGCGCCCGTCAAACGTCTCTGATAAGTTCCTTGCAGCAGCGTCTTTCGGCTACTGAAACACGTGAGAAAACCCTGCACTCCCGCAGTGAAAGCATCGTTGGTACGTTGAATCGCGATAAAAAGCACCTGGAGGATAAAATAAAAGAGTTATGTGCAAAAACAAGGCGTCTAGAGTGTGACTTGACTAAAGAGGAAGCCAACCGGGATCAGGCCAGAGCACATCTGCAGGATTTGGTGCGCAGGTTATGCCTCTGTTTGGGAATCGATGTGTGTGATGGGACTCATCTGACACCAGAGTGTGTACTGAGCAAAGCGGCGGAAACGGTTGCCGAGCTACAACGTCTGCGATCGAAGCTAGCAGGGGCCTGCGAACACCTAACCTCTACCGAAGCGGAACTCATCACTACGAAAACAACAGCCTGTGCGGAAAAAACTCGACTGCAAACCCAAATTGACGGTTTGCAGACGTTATCCCAAGGGTTGGAAGCACGCTGTCGTCAAGCGGAGCGTGATCTGCAGGTGACCCGTGATCGACTGGCCGAGAGTGAGGTGAACGGTGATAAACTTAGAG AGGAACTTAGAGGTTTCGAATCGCGCAGTTGTAGACTGCAAAATACTAACGACAGACTGCACACGGAGAGATCGCAGTTCCTCAGGACGGTGGCTACTATTGTAGGAGTCAATGAACCCTGCGAAAATAACATCCGAGATAAGGTGCGCGAAATTACAAACCACAATCAGTCACTTCATGAT CAAGTGGCTCACCTCAAAGAACAACTTCATCAGGAAGCGGCCCGTCACGGTGAGCATCAAGAAAGTACAACATGCCGGCTAAAATCTGAAGAGCAACATCGAATAAGTGCCGAACAGCGATTAGAAAAAGCTTGTCATGAGTTACAGCATCTTAGAGCCGAACATACGACG TTAAGTGAATACCTGGTACGACTTGCTCGTGCGCTATGTTGGAGCGAATGTACGGAACCTCCGGCTCCTGGAAGCGATACCACAATTCTAGGAGAAACATTACTGGAAAGAGCAGAACGGTTGTCTAGTCACCACGATCATCATGTTCACGGACTTTGTGATAAG AATTGCTGGGAATTGGCTCACCATCATACGCACTCCCATTCTCATCATCACCACAGCGGCCAACCGAAACTGAGACGGGAACGTTCCTGTACCGATCTGCCAATGAAAGAA AGCTCAGCACTGTACAATTTGCAACGGCGGGTTCGTGTTCTTAGGGAACAGGTTCAACGGAGGGATCTGCACCTGGAACTACTTCGGCGTAAAATAGCACTTCTTGAAGACAATGCCAGGGGGAAAGTCATGCTACAA ACCGAACGTGATGAAGCTGTTCACAGAGCTCGTCGAAACTCCAAAAACGCCGAACGTACTTCGCAGCAGCTGTCCGAAGTAAAACATCAACTGGCTGAGGTGAAAGCTCAACTTAACGAAGCTTCAGACTATAAACTAACAGCCCTGGAACGAGCCCGGAAATGTGATGAATTACAAGCACGACTCTGTGAGCTGGAGAATGAGCGAGAACGACTGGTCAGTCAGCTCGCCGCCTACAAATCCCGAGCCAGGTCAGCCGTTGAAAGCTCTCACGACCGAAGAGTTCGCGATGAACACGCAATTTCT CATCTTCGTGAGGAACTCTCCCGGCTGAAAACACAACTGTCGGATACGAGCCACCGTCTGTCGCAGTTACAAGCCTTCCGTACCTCAGTCGCAAAGCTGCTGCACATGCATGAGAGCCCCGAATCCGATTTACTGCACAAGTTGCAGTCTATGTGCAGCGCACATCACCATTGTACCTGTTTGGGTCGTCATTACGGGTCAACATCCCCGGTGGGAACGACTGGAAGCGATCATCATTGCTCCCGGTACGATGAAGGACCAGCACCGGCGTCGTCTTCCGTCGGTTGTAGACCACTAAGTTCCAGCCCGGTACACACTCGGCGATACATTGATTCAGGTTTCAATGACCATGATCATCATttcgatgatgattttgatttcGGAAAGAAATATTGA